A segment of the Sander lucioperca isolate FBNREF2018 chromosome 7, SLUC_FBN_1.2, whole genome shotgun sequence genome:
TAGTTAAGATTTGTCACTGCCCCTCTTTTGAACAAGTGGATAAAGGAAAGGTTCAGTTAAAAGAGTAGACAGCATCAAATTTATAGACATAAATATTTTCTTGTtaaatatctgtgtgtgtgtgtgtgtgtctgtgtgtctgtgtgtctgtctgtgtgtgtgtgtgtgtgtgtgtgtgtgtgtttgtttgttatgtaattggattattttgttttcatgtgtCTCTGTTTTCGACTAAGCTTTACAAGaagcttttttttctaaaaattaaattacaaaaaactgACTGTGAGGAGTCTGTTCCCTGCTACTTTACACAATCTCCAAAATGTAAAAGGTTCAGCAGAGTAGAGAATATAGTGGCAATGCAGCAGAGTTAAATCTTAAACCATGCAtaggaatatttttttttgtggtaaAAGCGAAGCAGAATTAGTTGTCAAAGTTTTAAACTTGTGTCACTTGCTTCAGTAAATCACAAATTAGGATATATTGCTTTTGATGCTCCAGGTCTTCACACACTTTTGTTGTATTTGCAGAGAACTGGGTGATTCTGGGAGTCTTCTACTACCCCGCGCTATACTACCCTCTCCTGGCATGTGGTACTTTACATAATAAAGTTGGCTATGTACTTGGTAGCCTCTTGTCATGGACGCACTTTGTTGTTCTGGTGTGGCAGAAAATTGACTGTCCCAAAACACCTCTGGTAAGCAAAAATGGCATCTTACTGCTTTTATGAGACATCAATATATTCATGAGGAATAACGTGATTTATATTGTCTAAATTGTCACAGAATTAACCTTCACTTTCTTTGTAATGTTTCATCTGTCTGAGTTTTAAGGATTATTTCAAAGACAACTGATTTGTTCTGGTCTGGAAACCCAATAATTACCAAACAAAGCTGGTCTGTGGTATATCTGTATGCAACAGATGTGATTTGAGAAGATGAATATCAGGCTTTTCAGATGGATTCATGGACATGTGGTTGAAGCTTTCCACCTCACTCAATCCCCAGATTTTGTGCCACATCCACATTGTTGGGTTTTCTGTGCCATGAATGTCTGACTCAAAACAATTAGTTTCACTGTCTGTTGGTCTTAATCAAGAGGCTTTGTCACAGTTAATCAGTTTAGTGTGTGTCAGTAAAAGAAAGACATCCATGCTTTGAATGGTttgtctcttctttttttttttttaaatagtagcGATGACTGTCTTTTTATCCCACCATGAGCTGGCGCACACCAAATGCTGCAGGGAGCATTTGAGCTGATCTGCATGACTAAGCTTAACATAAAGacaatataatacattttactaAATATTATATTTAGTATAATGTCTTTCTAAGTCTCCTCTCTAGATTCTCCCACCACAACACACAAagccatttgtttgttttaacatGTTTTCCTAGTGTGTCACTCCAAAACAAGTTGCTAGGTGATTAAAAGTCTTCTTTTATTCCTTTTGCAGATACACAAACACTACTCCCTTTTCTCCAGCCTGCCCCAGATAGCTTGTTTGGCATTCCTTAGTTTCCAGTATCCCCTTTTTCTATTCAAGGGCTTAAAGGGCACTGAAAAGAACAATGTTACAGAGGTAAGTTTTTATCTAAGTGCAGTTCCTTTACCATGTCTGCTTCAGGTTTGTTGTACAGGCTTTACTGTACTAATTGTTTGGCCTGCTTACATAACAAACTTGATACAAGTGTCTGTGTTGATTCGTAGTCTACGTACACATAAGCCTGAACTATTATTAAATCACACTAAGGCGCACATTTCTTCTGAATCTGTGCACGTAAGAGACCTTTATAAGCCACCTCCTAATCAAGGGGCTTATCGTGCTCATACAGTTTAGGCTGAAGGGAAAATGTGAAGTCCAACGCAGCATGCCAGTCTAATCATTTTAAGTAGATTTGACATAACTGGTTTACATTATGTTCTTGATCATATTATGAAAAGGTTGCCTTGTTTTTTCACTGAGAAGGCACAATGCTGTGTTTATCTGATGCTAATTTCAGTATGGGTGTGACAAAGCTGGGGTGAGGCAATTGCCTCGAGTTtgacccccccacacacacacacacaccacagcaaCGTACCTGACACTGTAAATCTGCACAGATTTTTGTGACCCCAATTAATTCAGCTTTGCCACAATATCTTATTTACTACCTACTATTATGATTTAGTTCCTTACATGATTGCTGTCGATTTTTCTATTAGGATCTCAGCAGCAGCTACTATAAAGACTACGTGAAGAAAATGCTCAAGAAGAAGAAGCCCACCAAAATCAGGTGAGAATTGTAGCCTGCTATCCCTAAGACACCTGATTTGCTTCATTGTTACATGTTAGATAGTGTGGAAGAGAGACTATTTAGAGGAAATAGTTTGCTGACCTGTTGCTGCCATTTCTGCAAAGAAGATAATTAATCATATCTGCTGGTCGAACAATTGTAAATATTTCCTCATATAGTCAATGCAAATGGCGTGTCAACGTGTCATGCAGAGGTTGTTTGTGAATGAGCACCAGGAAATAATGAATTTTCTCTTCCATTTGTAGAGAATGTTTGACTCTACCTACATAGAAACACATCTTTTTAAATTTGATGTATTCAAGGATGAGGGCAAAAAGGGCTCATTTATTCACAGATGTTTCCTAATCTCACAGATTCGTTTAATGCATAGTAAATTTGTGCCTCTGTTTACCTTTTACCTCAGCACAGAGACGCCAAAGCTCCCTCAAAGAATAATTGATGCTATGAAGtcatacatttatacaccagAGGAAGGTAAACGTGTTGTCTGTGTGATGTCTGGTCATGCCTTCAAGTGTTATGTCTTGTTACACTTTTATAACTACTTTTCTTTTCCGCAGCCTTCCGGTTTCCACTGAAGTTGGCTATATCTGGTGTGGTGTCATTTATTACCCTGTATCAGGTAAGTACCATAGTATTAGACTTTATAATCTAAAACGAAGGAAGTCAGTAGACTCTTAAGTGCTACACACTGTATTGACCCGATAGTAAGTTATTACCAGCAGTGGATGATCCAAATACAGTGCAGGCCAGTTTAATGTCTACGTCTGTAAAAGCTATTGAGTTACCATTCTGGGGTAAGAGTTTTTCCATTACTGAATAAATGTCCTGTTTTTTTAGGTGGGTCTTCTACTGATCTCGTCAGTGCTGCCACCTCTCCAGATCGCCCGTTCGGGAGTCGATGAAGACGTCGCCAACCTATTAGCTAGCTTCAAGATTATGCTGTCTCCAGACAAACATGAAGTGGTCAGAATAGTGGTTTATTATATGTGGTGTGTAGAAGGTGAGTGAAACCATTAGTGATATGAGAGAGATGCAGAATAtacatgtatttatgtagtTACATCACATTAGAGTCCTAACATTAACATGGACCTCCTCTTATGCTTGTtgcacatttactgtatttgccATGCTAACTGTCAATGAATGCCCACAGTGAACAATCTGAATGTCGTGTGCTGTTTCTCCTGCAGTGTGCTATATCTCAGCGATGACCCTGTCTGGCTTGGTCAACCTGGCTATGCTCATGCGCTCCATGGTTCTGCATCGGTAGGCCTGAGGAAAAAACAGTGTTATAGCTGTAGATTCCTTATTTTTCTATTCTCTTCCCAAGGTTTCCAAGAATCATGAGCGTGCTTCTCATTCTGGCGCCTTCATTATAATGTAATGGTTCACAGAGGAGTTATTATAACATAATAGAGTACTAATCATCCAGACAGACAGAATAGCATTCACTCTGCGTTAACTGCCACTAGAATTGAAAATGGCTATTAAGATAAGAAATGAAATACTGTGCCATTACCATAAATTACGTcgtattaaaataaatgattttcCGTGTCGAGTATTGACTTGCATTTCAGCTGTATCCCATGCTAAATTACCTCCTCAATTAACTATGTAATTTGTAAATTTATTGATGAATCACTTTATCTTTGGCATAGTGCTGCATTGTCTTGATTGTGTTTTTGCATCTGTAGGTCAAACCTGAAGGGGCTGTACAGAGGAGATATCTATAATGTTTACAACTGCCAGAGAAGTATCAGGGCTTCGCGGCCAGCACTGGTCTGCTGGATGGGATACACCAGCTTCACTGCAGCTCACATCTGCATTGGTACAGTTATATATTCAATACTAACGGAAAAGACTATAGATTATcctgtttttttaaaccatatttccagtttaaatgttttggatCGCTTTTGTTTTATCACTTCAGAAATGCTGCTAAACCTTAGATTTTGTCTATCATATGGTTACTGtaacatacatactgtacccCTAAATGTAACAGGTTATGTTTGCACATCAGATAGTGGTAAAACAGTAATGGCAGATAAAAGAAATATCCTCACGTAGGCCAAATAGCCTCAACCAGGCATTCCATGTAAACATTTAATTGCCATATTAATAACACTGTCTGTTCACAACtcattttatgtttgtatgtatgtgtaacaGCAACATTAACTCAGCCAGAATGAAGATTTGTCAGGTTTTTATATGTGGTTCATGAAAGGATACCTCTCAAATTCTGTTTTTGAGGCTTCCAAGATTAAAAAGTTATTGCTCACCCCTCCCTACACTGTGATATGAGGCTGAAGGGGTTTGCAGTATAGATTTGTTGGATGCTAGACAGGGTGTATGCAATGTGGCCCTGAAGCTCTGATCTCTCCCCGGCATGCAGGCATGATCATCCAGACCATGGTGTTCTTCCTCTGCCTTCTGATCGCCGTCTTCCTCATCATCATACCTGTACTGCACGGACAGAATCTGATTCTCTTTCAGATCCTGGGGAGCATGTGGTGAGTGCCGTTACATCTCTCATTCATCAAAATATCCCTGTTTTGGGTACCTCATGAAAGCATGTTGGTCAATGTAGAATTAAGGCCGCTGTCTTACTTCCTGAAAACTTGACACCTGGAACGGTTTTCaatcagcagcaacaacatacTCCATGTATGTTGCACAGTAATGGATTTAGATCATATCTTGTTCTGTCagttacaaaatgttttctgtGCCTTCTGTCTTTCTTGTATCACAGATGTTTGATTGTTGATTTTCTCCCTTCAGGCCCTTCTGGCTGATGATTCTCTTGGCTGTGTTAGTTCAAAATGTCACAGGCAGGTTTTGCTTTATCAGAAAAACAGCAGGCACACGAGACCTAGACAACAGGTGAGTCACTACATTTGTTGCTATGTATTATCTCATTTTAGGGTTTTACTGTTAGATAATTATTGCCTATCTTACAGGGGTAATCTGTTCCTGCTGACATACCTAATGTTCCCAGTCAACGTTCTGATCGGGGTGCTTCTGGCAGTGTGGCGCATGATCATCACAGCCCTGTTCAACATTGTCCACATGGGACGCATGGATATCAGTCTTCTTAACCGCAATGTAGAGGCATTTGACCCAGGTGAGATGGATATTCTGCACTTCGTACATATGGTGATCAACACAGCCTTAATGTCACTGTCTGGTATGCTGACTAGGCCAAAGCATCAGGTCAAGTTCAATGTCTTCtgcattgaaaaaaacaaatcataatATAAAGGAT
Coding sequences within it:
- the stra6 gene encoding receptor for retinol uptake stra6, which produces MDKDALLDYEYPDLDPLPSKIEAETIPPCDPTADDRLYHICITAISLVVMLILAILARRTKVGDRQTGLPGLLSPVNFLDHTQHKGLAVAVFGVLLCKLWGLIISPNPLPFITDTENKQNWVILGVFYYPALYYPLLACGTLHNKVGYVLGSLLSWTHFVVLVWQKIDCPKTPLIHKHYSLFSSLPQIACLAFLSFQYPLFLFKGLKGTEKNNVTEDLSSSYYKDYVKKMLKKKKPTKISTETPKLPQRIIDAMKSYIYTPEEAFRFPLKLAISGVVSFITLYQVGLLLISSVLPPLQIARSGVDEDVANLLASFKIMLSPDKHEVVRIVVYYMWCVEVCYISAMTLSGLVNLAMLMRSMVLHRSNLKGLYRGDIYNVYNCQRSIRASRPALVCWMGYTSFTAAHICIGMIIQTMVFFLCLLIAVFLIIIPVLHGQNLILFQILGSMWPFWLMILLAVLVQNVTGRFCFIRKTAGTRDLDNRGNLFLLTYLMFPVNVLIGVLLAVWRMIITALFNIVHMGRMDISLLNRNVEAFDPAYRCYAHYLKIEVSQSHPVMKAFCGMLLQSMDQEESNAAQRSRDAEEGIQLVDQEKKQRQVSSAKRARRHWQLLYTLVNNPSLVGTRKHFQCQTTESFLNGSLNRSAKEGSKKEAATKEAEAVAGN